In the genome of Drosophila yakuba strain Tai18E2 chromosome 3R, Prin_Dyak_Tai18E2_2.1, whole genome shotgun sequence, one region contains:
- the LOC6536975 gene encoding uncharacterized protein LOC6536975 has product MPLRLLSPMPLLLLAMILLLGTHLSGALAVDKDVAPVGDVKTDLLSLEQEIGGAAVPGESESDSQRNPHPVRRRRGIFFSGSIGGLPFLNWASGYSWAYPGYPYNYYGSPGLPGSQLPGYYGYGSGYYPGYLGYQKIIIG; this is encoded by the coding sequence atgccaTTGCGATTGCTGTCGCCAATGCCATTGCTGCTTCTGGCGATGATTCTGCTGCTGGGCACGCACTTGAGTGGCGCGTTGGCTGTTGACAAGGATGTGGCACCAGTTGGCGATGTAAAAACGGATTTGCTGTCATTGGAGCAGGAAATTGGCGGCGCTGCGGTGCCGGGTGAATCGGAATCTGATTCGCAGCGAAATCCGCATCCGGTTCGTCGAAGGCGTGGCATCTTCTTCAGCGGCAGCATCGGCGGATTACCCTTCCTCAACTGGGCCAGTGGTTATTCTTGGGCATATCCTGGCTATCCGTACAACTACTATGGCTCACCGGGCTTACCAGGTTCACAATTGCCTGGCTATTATGGCTATGGCAGTGGCTACTATCCCGGCTACCTGGGCTATCAGAAAATTATCATCGGCTAA